The window TTTGGTTGAGCTAATTGCCGAGAACGGAGgttaattgatttgtttttagtataaGACATACCTACAGGTTTTATTCGACTATCTATATGCGTACCTGACCCTTTATCGACAGGAGATATCTGTCTAGATATTTTTGAGGTCTTATCAAAGCGGCTCCACTGACCACGATCAGCCCTGCCGAAGTTTGGAGACAAAATATTTGCAATAGAAAAACTTAGTGATTTTGTATCTTCAGTAGGTGGCATCACATCGTGTCTGGAGTTTGAATATGAGATACGATTTGTATCGTCAAAAGAGGAACtagttagtttttctttttttattacttttcttctcGACTTGCTTGGCTCTGGAGAGTATGCTTTAATGTCTGTGTGGTCAACGTCTAGTGCCATACCTCAACCACTGCTGGAAACTGGTCAAAAATTTTTATACGCTATATCAATATAGAAAATTAAAGACACACTATCTAAATGTTATTCATCAACTAATAACTGTCACCATCGGGAAGAGAGACTTCTAAACTATATGAGGAGCACAGCAATAGATTAAATCATGCCTCGCATTTTCAGACACGCGTGACTTCAAGGCCAGAACTGTTGGTCAGTGTAGAAAAAGGCTATGACAAAATTTCAACAGATTTTTATAGCATGGTCCATGAACCGTAGACATAGTAACCTCACAATAGATTTCCCAGTGGGTTTTCACGACAGCTCTGCAGACGCCGCCACGTGGCGCGAGCCAATCAGAGTGGTAGTAAGATGCATCAGTGTACATTTCAAACTGGTATTGGCTGTCATTAGTAAACGTAGGAGAAGAATGGGCGTTACTTCTTTTGCATCACAACAGACAcagacttttgtttttattatactctCGATACACTCCACACACAGTTCTTTAAGTCGGAGCCCCTGACGAATCATATGCATAATTGGGTGAGGAAAAAAACTGAGGGATGTGATAAATTTCGCTGTTGTGTTTTGGGAACATGATTTTCTTACCTATACAACCAACTACTTTGATAGGTTCTATGCTAATATATACTACAAGATTCGGTGTTCGCTTACAAAATTTGGTAACAAAGTTGTTGTCCCTGTGTATATATGTTCCGTAAATTAAGCTCTTATGCGCTTTTTTGTGCGTGTTATAATAATCGAAAATCGCCTGCCTttcggaagactttcgaaacgacatcctctacactcgtgtctccacaacaggcagttgccatccattctgcaaagtttcatcatgaatactctgcctaaacaatctaccaaagaataatttattttttgttgtatgcTAAACAGTAGCAAAGATATTATAGTATACCTTACTCTTTTatatatggcccagcatggccaagcgcgttaaggcgtgcgactcgtaatccgagggtcgcgggttcgcatccccgtcgcgccaaacatgctcgccctttcagccgtggggggcgttataatgtgtcagtcaatcccactattcgttggtaaaagagtagcccaagagttggcggtgggtggtgatgactagctgccttccctctagtcttacactgctaaattaggggcggctagcacagatagccctcgagtagctttgtgagaaattcaaaaaacaaacaaacaaaacaaacttttatataccTACATTTGTCACATAACTTCATTCTTGCAATCTTAAAGTAATTATAGTTGatgattaataaaagttttggtttAAGTAAAAACCTGtttaacatactttattttttcactaacgcatttatttattttaggaattTCAGATAAACAAACTTCAACTCTTTATTGTTCAGTGTTTTGTTGTCGTTCGTTTGTTTTTCAACATAAAGTTCGAAATGTGTCTACCCCAAGAATCAAAGCATCCAAAATAgacgtttaaaaaaaaatcatttttatatactaaaaacttagtactttttgttttatatgtttatgtatgcgtgttttcttatagcaaagccacatctggttatttgctgagcccaccgaggggaatcgacccctgattttagcgttgtaaatccggagacttactgctgtattagcGGGTGGCTGTTTTATATGTGAAAGGAACAAaccaattttataaaacattaatattatcaaaatatctCCGTTATATACCTTGCATTATTTCGTCCTTGTAAAATTAATTAGACCACGTAATTAAcacctttttattttttgattaatcTCCAGtgctttgtttcaaaatatatgaaatcTAAGTCTTTGCttatatcatatattataaaGGTAACAGTAGGTTATGCATCAGGCCAATCCTtgagtaatgtccgattttaggttccgAAAAAGAGagaggatttcaaacgcttttaacattatttaatcaataatgtatgttccattattactaattatttcCTGCCagtgattcacaagcttctgaatgccacttctataaaattcttggggtttggtggaaaagaatgtagagatggtagttttgacatcttcatgtgttacaaACTCTTTTCATCAAGCTAGATCTGCAAACCTGAATTAACCTTCTgtgctagtttttcaactgttacagtataatcttcatcaagtgcaaccagcagcaagtcatccTGAACTtgtgaaaccaccttcgacactttcattgagagactctacaccataaacaccttgaatgtttcgtgtagtttctgctgcactattgccttttttaaactcaaatgTTCCTAATGTGCTACTCAGACACATCTTCAGAAGGTTTATACAATTAATGATGTGAAAAAGTTGGGTTAGTGTcttatttatctgaacatttttctACACGTACACACACAtgcattatatttacatatacgaATAGTAACATATATCAGGTCaacccataagtaatgtccgaacatttattacagaaaacgcatcattatttctgtctttgtagaaggctttaatgactaaaatatgtaatgGGACGTAATTTATTGATGCATGCACATAGGTATGTTAATATACAAGTTGAGTATGTATTGAAccgattttggagcctcaccatgTCGTTGTAACCCAAGTCGCAAGGGCTGTTCATTCTCCGTCTTATGATCGTGCGTATTTACAATAGTCCTGTAGTGAAACTTCCATTGCCAAAACCTCCGTTGTACGGCTGCCATTTCCAAAACGCACTTTCCTAGTTTACAAAGACGAGGTTTGCCGGCGCCCATATTATGAGTCCGATTTCACAGAAATTTATAGGTCCTGTGCCAAAATGTCTTCGTATGGAATAGtatgaatacctgtttcattctccagctgcttaaGTTATGCGACAATTGAACAGTTGTGTTGTAGAAGTATATGATGTCCACACGGcatgtatcattttttttcagACAGAGATCCTTCTTGATTGTGATGCGTAGTGTTGTTGGAGCACGTGGGTGGCATTTCTCACTAACTGGTGCAAGACGATGCACTTGTCAATATTtgggtacgacttgttgcaggtcttttaTTAAATAGTCCCAGTTCCCAAgttgatttttttcaatttaattaaataaaagtatctGCTcgttttgaaaactaaatttcCAACCTAAGCAATCTTTATTACctgaaaaattgaatattttgctTCAGAAGGGCTGTTCTATGCCATTCCCAAACACGATCAGTTTTAGATGTCATCCCACAACCTACGTCACGTTAAGTGATATCAATATGTATTCGTAACGTATGCCGTTCCACCATGTCTTTATATTAGTAGCATGGTCCAAATCATTTTATTGTAACGTAACATACTCGACTCTCTGTGGTCATTGCACTGTTTGGTTCAGACGGCCACTAGGCAGTTTCACAACTTTTCAAGTTTATTATCATGACCGTGGTTTATGTTAGCATCTTCCgtgtgttatatttaatgttttattctggGTGATATCCAGATTTCTGCACGTTCGTCTTCTCAGGGTTTAATGTATATTATCTGTTGTGAATACAAATTTATTGAAAGTAATGTTTCTAAACAAACGTAAAAGTGGATTAAAAAGGTTTGGTTATTTGACTGGATGGCATCTAGTGTATACAAGAAGTTAAATTACATTGACATTGCACAAATTAGCAAAGTAGCGTATTTAATTGTCAACTTACCAAAACTGTTTCATACCAACAGCAAAGCATTCTTTGTTTTCACCTTCATCGAACGTAACCATTTGGAACTATGAGTAATTGTGTATGTTTGAGTATGATTAGAAAAACGACTCTTATTGCCGTTAGTTGGTCAAATTTTAAAGTCCACCACTTTGGTTAGCATTACTTTACTGGGCATCTGCTGTCGTTGTCTACACAATACCTTTAGTTGTAAGTGTATATAAGATGTATACAGACTTGTAGTGAGGGTACTCATCACAATACCTTTAGTTGTAAGTGTATATAAGATGTATACAGACTTGTAGTGAGGGTACTCATCACAATACCTTTAGTTGTAagtgtatataagatatatacaGACTTGTAGTGAGGGTACTCATCACAATACCTTTAGTTGTAAGTGTATATAAGATGTATACAGACTTGTAGTGAGGGTACTCATCACAATACCTTTAGTTGTAagtgtatataagatatatacaGACTTGTAGTGAGGGTACTCATCACAATACCTTTAGTTGTAAGTGTATATAAGATGTATACAGACTTGTAGTGAGGGTACTCATCACAATACCTTTAGTTGTAAGTGTATATAAGATGTATACAGACTTGTAGCTAGGGTACTCATTAAAATCTATGCTGTTTGTTATATTGATGGATTGGTTTGGTCTGCCTACAGCCAAAGAAAGGTTTAGTTAGAAAGTTTGTTCTTTCAACTTGGAAAAGGTTAATGTTTATAGGTTTGTTCTGTTTACGGACTGTTTAActtaataggtttgtttgtttttgaatttcacacaaagctacacgaaggctattgacgctaaccgtttctaatttagcagtgtaaaactagataaaaggcagctggtcatcaccactcaccgccaactcttcagttactcttttaccaacgaatagaataACATGTCTCCagggctgaaaggttgagcatgtctggtgtgacggggattcgaatccgcgaccctcagattacgagtcgaacgccctaaccacctggccatgccggacctaataggtttgtttgttctgTCTATAGAGTAAGAAAAGTTAAAGTTAataggtttttgttgttgttgttttctatttaCAACCTAAAAATGGTTAAGTTAATAGTTTTTTTGGTACTGTTTATAGGCTAcgtcagtatttgttgttttttgtactatCAACAGCAGGGGTGGGCATCTTCATGGCCACTGTCCACATGTAgccagtggatagcacaattgtgACCAGCttgagtttaggaatcaacttttttttCGCAAATTTAGCAATCAGCAACTATACTGCCCtacgtcatcgctaatgtcgcgcaCTTCATGACTGCCACAGACttcgcccattttgtaacgtcagtttggtttagatgtttgttatcgagtatgcgttgttttgcatgcgcttgcaaacatatctttattgtgcaactttcaagtatttaaatatattttgtttttaatcccataatatgaataagtggataattcgaaaacgaaagaatcctgatgatggtgaacactcagaaaataaagacaatttaatttattCTGGCATTACTGTCGATAAGAGAATGACGCGTGACTGGAAAAGAATTTGATGAATGTttggagttgaaatttgcagtgattgaagcaaataataagccagtgtgtcttctgtgtaacaacatttttgggaataataaagtatacaattttaagcaacactttaacaattttcacaaccaatttgatgtaaaatttccagttgatagtaaaaataatatgaataaaattaaccgtctgaaagcacaacatCATGAACAAAaggaaaacatacaaatattttttatcatcgatagaactagttacattAGCTAGTTATAAAGTAGCTTAGATTCTAGCTCAAAATAgtaaatcattttctgatgctgaattagtaaaagaaatattgattgtggtcattgaaactctgttggagaattatgattcaaaaataaaatattatattcttcaaaaggtaaataatttgtaattaagtcgaagaacagtTGTccacagaatgctagagttagcgagagacatagaaaatcagttgcttgaacaactataagactgtttgtgttttttaacactagatgagtcaacagatgttaatgacactgcacagttgatattttgggttcaatatgtaacttcagatcttcaagtgaacTACAAGATCGAACATGTGgtaaaacatctttgaaaaaattattgaaatgtcaaaaaaaattcaatttgtattttaaaaaactgatttCTGTCTTAACAGACCGTGCTCCCGCCATGACTGGGGCAAAATTAGGATTTATTTCACTTTTGAAGCAgtatttcattgaaaataatgtgaagtccacgctgccatctttccattgtattttgcatcaggaaaagtTATGTGCTCaaatgtctaaaagtgatgaattgaaaaatatgatggacattattgtaaaaattatgaattatattagaagtggaagctctctcatccatcgacagtttgttgagtctttgaagaaaatcAATGACTGTAATTTTGATGattttactgattttgcaaatgtaagatggttaagtagaggaaaagtcttagcacgatttacttccttatttcctcaaataaaacagtatcttgttgaaaaaggtaagattgaaattTTCCctaaaattgaaactttgtcatggcagtgtgatttgcactttctatGCGACATGATGGTAAacatgaataatttgaatacgaagcttcagggaagaggtaaaataataagcaagcAATTACAGTCtgttcatgaatttcaattaaagctaaacctccttgcggaacaaatacaaaaaaaaaatgatttgacacattttgcaaagttgaacaGTTTTCTATAACAAGGACTATAATTTCTCTAATGCTTAAGATGATTTCTACGTAAACTGGAccaaaatctatctcaaaaatttgaaattgatatttgaaattttgcatgatccattttaatttgacttaggaaatttcagtaaggaaattacatcttttttgtctttgggtaagtgtggatttgaagacgagatccTTACCCTGCAaaatgtagaacacataaaaggtaaacaaaaatgttatatcagagagatgtggctctctattctgataaatgagagtctttcaaatttaaagatagcaattttaaaattattttccatgtttggatccacatgggtttgtgagtcaacattttctacgctagattttctcaagtctagatacagatcttggCTTACTAACATAAGTTTAGAGGTAGATATAAGATggtcattgagcatagatattaagtcaaattttacaaaacttgttgatgaaaatccCCATCAATTTTTACATTGAAGATTAGTTGGGattcaattattttgattaaacttacatttttattttaatagtgtggccaacgttgttttcattaaccACAGTTGTGGtcattatgaaaaataagttgcccacccctggTCTACTGTCTTCAGTAGCTCGCGGTAATAAACACTATATCAAAGTTACTTCGCGCCTAGTTGACTAAGAAGACCAACAGTAACATGTTTTGAGACTGTAAGAAATtcctttttctgttgtttttctctGAAATGTCGCACAGCGAAGGTTTATTACGTTCGACATCCAGAAAGAGCGACTTCCTAGTATGGCAAGAATCCAGTTATTTCTACGTAAACTTACCttcaatttaacaaaaaaaacaacgagAAAGAAAGATAATGTTTTTCCAGAACAGGAGATATAGGACTCACTATTACCGGTAACATTCTCGTTCTCACGATCAAACGAGAAAGGTGTAACCAGCTAAAGCAGTTAAGGCCATTTACTTAAGGCGTAGTCAAAATAGTAGAGGGTTCTGGGAACGAGTGTATTTGCCTGAGGAAACGTCGTGTCTGACTGATGACGTTCTTGTGCCCTATAATCTGCTAAATTTGTAACTTTAAATCTTTTCTAGAAGGTTTTTCTTGGcatactgacatttatttttGGTCATAAACGGATCAGTACTTGATATGTCGAAGGACAAGAGAAAGACAGTTAAAGATTGTTATACGTCATTCCAAGGTGCTCTGCCGGCCGTTTCCAATGACGATAATAAAATTCTAGTAATAATAGCAGTGAACCATCTTTCCAAACGAGGGTGGGTCAAACTAGAGCTgtctttttcactttttttttttttcgagagTATAAAAGGAATAGATTTTTCCCTCATTCGCACAATACTTTAGCAGAAATTAAATTGTTTCATTGTTACCATGGAAACTCTTATAAGTTAATTGAATCTCACCATAAAATAGTTTCAAATTGTATTACATGTagatagtttgtttttcaatttcgcacaaagctactcgtgggctaccTATgccagccgtccctgatttagcagtgtaagactagagggaaggcagccagttatcaccacccaccgtaaacgaatagtgggattaaccgtcacattatgacgccctcacggctgaaagagcgaatatgtttggtgtgacggggatttgaaaccgcgaccatgccgggccgattaaAATGTCTTCAGAAAATCTTATATGGTTAATATTCTTGAGTTAAACTTCAATCTCTCGCATACCaaaactcattttaaaaaatgttccttGCAGAACTAATgaaatataagttatttaatatctttatattGCGCAGTTTTTGCTTTTGCAGAAAATTATTAAGAAAATcctattaaaacaattttatgagTGGCATCAacaatgaaaatgatttttttttcattagattTAGTCTGTCTACAGGTATtgcgtgtgtatgttttcttatagcaaagccacagaaggctatctgctgagtccaccgaggggaagcgatccgctgattttagtgttatacatcCGCAGACTTACCTCTGTTCCAGCGGGGAATTATTAGGACTGCATTGTATACGTTATACGCTAAAACAgataattcatttatattaatatctatcGACAAAGCTAAAATCATTGAATAAACTGTCGTGATATTAATAATCTCTGAATGaaaattgattatatttattgcaTTGCTTTAACTGGTTCACAGTTTAATCTGACACTTTGTACCATATTCTTCGTACTGTTTTGACTAGATCGCAGTCTAATCAAATACTAATTATCAGTTCAACCAGGTACTTTTACCGTGATTCTCGTATTATTTTAACTGGTTCCCAATTTAACACCAGGCATTTAGCACCATATTTCCGTACTGTTTTGACTAGATCGCAATTTAATCAGGCGTTAAGTATCAGTTTAACAAGGAACTTAGTATCATGATTCTCGTATTGTTTTAACTGGTTTGTAGTTTAACCAGGCTCTCagtatcatgttgttgttttttttatgcttTGTGACTAGGTGATAACTCATCCAAGCACTTAGCAATATAACTTTTACACTGTTTTGACTGAATCTGATACCAGATATATATTGCAATCATGACTTGATACTGTTTCGCTATAATGTCTGTAGCTATAATAGTTTGACTAACCTTTCGAGATCAGTTTGTCGAGGATCGTGATAATGTACTGCACCAGAAAATGACAACTTTTTTCGTTGTAAATCTGATATCAGTTGTCCATCATAATAcgtacaattaaaacaaaaacctacAAAAATCTAAAGCAATATTTTTGTCCATTAAAAGTTTATGAGTTTCTTCTATTATACGTTTTACGTTTCTCTTCAATAAAGCTGGTTTAACAGTTTATGTGTCAGTGAATATGGTGAAAGATTAATTTGCTTTGCCTCTGAGAATACTGTACGTGTTATAAAGTAACTACATAATGTAGCTAAACAGGTTTCCTTTTTATCTTAAAtggttattttcttttattttgtaacatggGATGTTGGCAACGTACTATAGGTGCTCTCGTAGTCGTGGTTAAAAAAAAGtcttttacaacaatattacctaCCTTACTGTGATTGGCTGCATGTAAAGAGACAGGCGTATTTCTCGAATCTCCAAAAATTCATCTTTTTCTAGAACGTTAAAACCCGAAGAGGATATTTTAGGAACTTTAAGTGTTTTACTTATCCTTTATATTAAACCTAATATTTCGTTAAATACAACATTTCataggggaaaaaaaaaagcttcctCTTATGGCTATTTcgttaaacaaaaattaagttttggtttgtttgtaatttcccgcgaagctacacgagggcaatctgcactagccatccataatttagcagtgtaagactagagggaattcagctagtcaacaccacccaccgccaactcttgggctactcttttaccaacgaatatagtgggattgaccgtcactttataacgctcccatggctgaaagagttaGCATGTTTGATGTTTTAGACAAAGAAATGTATGTAAGCACACGTTACCACCCAAAAATTGTATTCACTTTCTTGCTGtgatttatttaagttataatgtaTTCTGGgtaacaataaaatatcacaGTGCTATATCTTCAGGAACGTGACATTATAATTTTCAGATATAACTCGTAAAATTCGGGGTCTAACTAGATTATAAATATTGTGCCGGGCCtgactatttatttatatctccTTCTCACCAAGGAATTCTTGGTGTAGTGTAGAgaggtgtttgtttgttatgtttgaagctaagcataaagcaacacaactggtatcgaaacctggattctagcgttgtaagtccgcagacataccgctgtgctactagggtCTAAAGTGTATGCATGTGTGTCATACTTTCATAGTCTGTCCAGATTCATCCCAATGTCAACTGAGACCCTGCAATCTATCTCGATTTCTCCCACTGGATGCTAAAATTGTACAATCTGTCCAGATCATTTCCAATGACTGCTAGGTTCTTAtatcgtttatatatatatatatatatatatatagtctgttTTTACAGGTGGAGCTCTTTTGcgaattaaaacagttttaattaaataacctTGTTCGCAAGTTTGGAGATTGAGCTTGTGAACAAATTTCGCTCATCGtgtaaaaattatctttaccTCTTTTTACTTTCCATGTTTCGTAATGATCGGCTTAAAGAAACAAATAGGTTTATGCATTATCAAAATCTGAACATGAGCAGACGACATATATATCTCACAGGTGGTAAGTTTTCGGTGTAGCTAACAGGTACCGAAGTTAGAGAAAGCAAGAACGTGtgcaggcctggcatgaccaggtgggttaaggcaatcgactcgtaatctaaggatcgcgggttcgattcccgggcgcaccaaacatgcacgccctttcagccgtgggggcgttataatgtgacggtcaatcccactattcgttggtaaaagagtagcccaagagttggcggtgggtggtgatgactagctgcttttcctctagtcttacactgctaaattagggatggcgagcacagatagcccttgagtagctttgtgcgaaattccaaaacaaacaaacaaacaacagcatATCACTGGTAGGTGGTGCGTGAAAATACTTCTACGTATTGTTGAGAACTGTCGAATTTAGTGAACTTCTAGAAAGTGCACATAATCTACTGTCTTCGTGTCATTGTCAAAAGG of the Tachypleus tridentatus isolate NWPU-2018 chromosome 13, ASM421037v1, whole genome shotgun sequence genome contains:
- the LOC143237597 gene encoding homeobox protein engrailed-2b-like codes for the protein MALDVDHTDIKAYSPEPSKSRRKVIKKEKLTSSSFDDTNRISYSNSRHDVMPPTEDTKSLSFSIANILSPNFGRADRGQWSRFDKTSKISRQISPVDKGSGTHIDSRIKPVGMSYTKNKSINLRSRQLAQPNFWPAWVFCTRYSDRPASGPRPRKLKTSKKVLEEKKPRTAFTLDQLARLKKEFQENRYLTEKRRQGLAKELQLNESQIKIWFQNKRAKTKKATGEKNPLALQLMADGLYNHSILLDLKADDL